The Thalassotalea psychrophila genome window below encodes:
- the uspE gene encoding universal stress protein UspE, translating into MESYQNILVVIDPTTEEQKALARACTLAKHSGAKVTAFLSIYDFSYEMTTMLSGEEREAMRETVVKGRENWLTDLIEDFDCDIQTKVIWHNRPFEAILAEVRDNNFDVVIKSTHAHPTLQSVIFTPTDWHLIRKCWVPLLLVKEHTWPDNGHILAAVNAGSEEEEHQSLNNKISEEAINLAELINADVHFVNSYPGTPINIAIEIPEFDANEYNDAMKQHHVDVMKAHGDKFDMAEQYLHVEEGLPEDVIEKVAKQIDAELVILGTIGRTGLSAVLIGNTAEHVIDRLNCDLLALKPDGYQSPFLK; encoded by the coding sequence ATGGAAAGTTATCAGAATATATTAGTCGTTATTGACCCTACAACGGAAGAACAAAAAGCATTAGCAAGGGCATGTACCTTAGCTAAACATTCCGGAGCTAAAGTCACCGCCTTTTTATCTATTTATGATTTTTCCTATGAAATGACTACAATGCTATCTGGTGAAGAACGTGAAGCTATGCGTGAAACTGTGGTTAAAGGTAGAGAAAATTGGTTAACTGATTTAATTGAAGATTTTGATTGTGATATTCAAACGAAGGTTATTTGGCATAATCGACCTTTTGAAGCTATTTTAGCTGAAGTAAGAGATAATAATTTTGATGTTGTCATTAAAAGCACACACGCACACCCTACCTTACAATCAGTAATATTTACTCCTACCGACTGGCATCTTATTCGTAAGTGTTGGGTACCATTGCTGTTAGTAAAAGAACATACATGGCCTGATAACGGCCACATCTTAGCTGCTGTGAATGCTGGCAGCGAAGAAGAAGAGCATCAATCGTTGAATAACAAAATTTCTGAAGAAGCAATCAATCTAGCTGAACTGATAAATGCGGATGTGCATTTTGTTAATTCATATCCAGGTACACCAATAAACATTGCTATAGAAATTCCAGAGTTTGATGCCAATGAATATAATGATGCAATGAAACAGCACCATGTGGATGTAATGAAAGCACATGGTGACAAATTTGACATGGCCGAGCAGTATTTACACGTTGAAGAAGGTCTACCAGAAGATGTTATTGAAAAGGTCGCTAAACAAATAGATGCTGAATTAGTGATTTTAGGCACAATTGGCCGTACAGGTCTGTCTGCTGTACTTATTGGTAATACAGCAGAACATGTAATAGACAGGCTCAACTGTGATTTATTGGCATTAAAGCCTGACGGCTACCAATCGCCTTTCCTTAAATAA
- the fnr gene encoding fumarate/nitrate reduction transcriptional regulator Fnr, translating into MPQIIPIANNIKCQNCSISELCLPFSLNETELNLLDDIIQRKKPIQKNTQIFKAGEQLQTLYAIRSGTFKTFIISEQGEEQITGFHLAGDLMGFDALSLKSHPSFAKALETSMVCEIPFEVLDTLSSKIPKLKAQMMSLMSNEIQCNSEMLLLLNRKNAEEKLATFLANYGRRLGNRHLSSVEFNLPMTRSEIGNYIGLTIETISRLMTRFQKEGLIKVENKFITILDKDGLFELAGYTK; encoded by the coding sequence ATGCCGCAAATAATACCTATTGCAAATAACATTAAATGTCAGAACTGTAGTATCAGTGAACTTTGTTTACCATTTAGTTTAAATGAAACAGAGTTGAACTTACTTGATGATATTATTCAACGCAAAAAACCAATTCAAAAAAACACCCAAATCTTTAAAGCGGGCGAACAATTGCAAACCCTTTATGCAATTAGATCAGGTACGTTTAAAACATTTATTATTTCTGAGCAAGGTGAAGAGCAAATTACTGGTTTTCATTTAGCCGGTGATTTAATGGGATTTGACGCCCTTTCACTGAAGAGCCATCCTAGCTTTGCTAAAGCATTAGAAACATCAATGGTATGTGAAATACCTTTTGAAGTACTTGATACTCTATCAAGCAAAATCCCTAAACTTAAAGCTCAGATGATGAGCTTAATGAGTAATGAAATACAATGTAATAGTGAAATGTTGCTGTTATTAAATCGAAAAAATGCTGAAGAGAAGTTAGCAACGTTTCTTGCTAACTATGGCCGTAGGTTAGGTAATCGTCATTTATCTTCAGTTGAATTTAACTTACCAATGACTCGTAGTGAAATTGGTAACTATATTGGTTTAACCATTGAAACAATTTCTCGTTTAATGACACGCTTTCAAAAAGAAGGCTTGATCAAGGTCGAGAATAAATTCATTACAATTCTAGATAAAGACGGCTTATTTGAGCTGGCCGGTTATACCAAGTAA
- a CDS encoding sulfite exporter TauE/SafE family protein, which translates to MELDFLSAFFIGIAGAGHCVAMCGGITTMLTASIADKSKANIPLILAYNFGRIFSYAVAGAIAGFTGSLAAKSLGFPILWLKVIAALFVIFLGLYIAKWSFALAKVENIGKVLWKYLQPLSKKFIPVTNVKQSLFLGMVWGWLPCGLVYSTLTWSIASASWYNGALIMLAFGLGTLPALLTLASGFKFVTQMLRSDQIRKLTAILLIFYGSYSLFIALEQIF; encoded by the coding sequence ATGGAATTAGATTTTTTATCCGCATTTTTCATTGGCATTGCCGGCGCAGGCCATTGCGTTGCCATGTGTGGAGGCATTACGACAATGCTTACTGCATCAATCGCAGACAAATCTAAAGCCAATATCCCCCTTATTTTAGCGTACAACTTTGGCCGTATATTCTCTTATGCAGTTGCTGGTGCTATTGCTGGTTTTACGGGTTCGTTAGCGGCTAAATCACTTGGTTTTCCTATATTATGGTTAAAGGTTATAGCCGCATTATTTGTGATATTTTTAGGGCTTTATATTGCTAAATGGTCATTTGCATTAGCAAAGGTTGAAAATATAGGTAAAGTTCTATGGAAATATTTACAGCCACTAAGCAAAAAGTTTATACCGGTAACTAATGTAAAACAGTCATTATTTTTGGGGATGGTATGGGGATGGTTACCGTGTGGATTAGTTTACTCAACGCTAACTTGGTCTATCGCTAGCGCTTCTTGGTACAACGGTGCATTAATCATGTTAGCTTTTGGCTTAGGTACATTACCTGCTTTGCTTACTTTGGCATCTGGCTTCAAATTTGTAACCCAAATGTTACGCTCTGATCAAATTCGTAAATTAACAGCTATTTTACTTATTTTTTACGGTTCATACTCGTTATTTATTGCTCTAGAACAAATATTCTAG
- the ccoS gene encoding cbb3-type cytochrome oxidase assembly protein CcoS, with amino-acid sequence MSVIYILIPIAIIFTAIAIYLFFWAVKTEQFDDLEKQGMSILFDDDANIEQSKPSSPNDDKSNKVDH; translated from the coding sequence ATGAGCGTTATTTATATCCTTATTCCTATTGCTATCATTTTTACGGCTATTGCAATTTATCTATTTTTTTGGGCAGTTAAAACAGAACAATTTGACGATTTAGAAAAGCAAGGGATGAGTATTTTGTTTGACGATGATGCAAATATCGAACAAAGTAAACCCTCATCACCTAATGATGATAAATCAAACAAAGTTGATCATTAA
- a CDS encoding heavy metal translocating P-type ATPase, whose product MNSKDCFHCGEIVPPGLSLSVVVDNKTQDMCCIGCQAVASAIVANNLEDYYRFRSEKGNKIDAQVPDALLNNQFIDDENLQSEFTFDVDNCKETILSIDGMSCAACAWLIEKQLSQKPGITKIQVNATTQRATVVWQNDAIKLSNILTAINQIGYQALPFKANLAEQRNKQQAKAFVRRLGVSGILTMQVMMIAFGLYFGAFSDLEEHNLAYLRGTSFVLTLPIVVFGAFPFYTGAISALKARRLSMDVPVSIAIVLAFCASTWATFTQSGEVYFESLAMFTFLLLIGKYLEFRARAKAAEVSANLLKLMPLTATKLVTVNDKKQEQVISAKQLELNDFVIVKPGETIPGDGVIASGQSSVNEAMLTGEHAPVQKIKGATVFAGTVNGDGNLTIEIVKTNSDSFLTNLIRLSESAQAHKPAIAQLSDRIAQYFVALILLTAIATAIYWSIHSPDEAFWITLSVLVATCPCALSLATPTALTCGTIRLNKDGIMIKNAHVLETMPKVDCFAFDKTGTLTNGKFAITDVVLLNKQYDKESVLAIAAALEAHSEHPLAKAFSQYRNFDLNVEDVEVVPGCGVKGNKDGHQICIGKVSWVKEFTQIAEHHHKAQCLLTVDNILVASFYMEDTLRDNTKSVINSMRLAKIETLLISGDNKAGVKNFNQQVSLDHTFDTCSANDKLQILADRQKSGKTVAMVGDGVNDSPVFAQAHVSIAMGSGTEIAKSGADVILLNNHLSSLLRLKQIAKKTSNIVKQNFAWALAYNAIILPLAVCGFITPYMAVLGMSASSIIVVTNSLRLLK is encoded by the coding sequence ATGAATAGTAAAGACTGCTTTCACTGTGGCGAAATAGTCCCTCCGGGTCTTTCACTATCTGTCGTCGTCGACAACAAAACACAAGACATGTGTTGTATCGGCTGCCAAGCGGTTGCTTCAGCAATAGTGGCTAATAACCTAGAAGACTATTACCGTTTTCGTAGTGAAAAAGGCAATAAAATTGACGCACAAGTTCCTGATGCATTATTAAACAATCAGTTTATTGATGACGAAAACCTACAAAGCGAATTTACCTTTGACGTCGATAATTGCAAAGAAACCATATTGTCTATCGATGGTATGTCTTGTGCGGCTTGTGCTTGGCTCATAGAAAAACAATTATCACAAAAACCAGGTATTACTAAAATTCAAGTAAACGCAACAACCCAACGTGCGACGGTTGTTTGGCAAAACGATGCGATTAAACTCAGTAATATATTAACGGCGATAAACCAAATTGGTTATCAAGCTCTACCATTTAAGGCTAACTTAGCCGAGCAACGAAATAAACAACAAGCTAAAGCCTTTGTTCGTCGCCTAGGTGTTTCCGGTATTTTAACCATGCAGGTGATGATGATTGCCTTTGGTTTGTATTTTGGAGCGTTTAGTGATCTTGAAGAGCATAATTTGGCTTATTTACGTGGTACAAGTTTTGTTCTTACCTTACCCATCGTTGTATTTGGTGCCTTTCCATTTTATACCGGTGCAATTTCGGCATTGAAAGCACGTAGGTTATCAATGGATGTTCCTGTATCTATTGCAATCGTATTAGCATTTTGTGCTAGCACCTGGGCAACATTTACCCAATCAGGCGAAGTGTATTTTGAATCATTAGCAATGTTTACCTTTTTACTACTGATTGGTAAATATCTAGAGTTTAGGGCGCGAGCTAAAGCTGCAGAAGTATCGGCTAATTTACTTAAACTTATGCCTTTAACCGCAACAAAACTTGTCACTGTTAATGATAAAAAGCAAGAGCAAGTGATTAGCGCTAAACAATTAGAGTTGAACGATTTTGTTATTGTTAAGCCAGGTGAAACTATTCCAGGAGATGGAGTAATAGCATCTGGCCAGTCGAGTGTAAACGAAGCTATGCTTACTGGTGAGCATGCGCCGGTACAAAAAATCAAAGGTGCTACTGTATTTGCAGGAACAGTTAATGGCGATGGCAATTTAACCATAGAAATAGTTAAAACAAATTCAGACAGTTTTTTGACTAATTTAATTCGCTTAAGTGAATCAGCACAAGCTCATAAACCGGCCATAGCACAATTATCTGACCGAATTGCACAATACTTTGTCGCGCTAATATTACTAACCGCTATTGCTACTGCAATTTATTGGTCAATACATTCACCTGATGAAGCATTTTGGATAACACTTTCGGTATTGGTAGCAACATGCCCTTGTGCCCTTTCACTTGCTACTCCTACGGCATTAACCTGTGGCACAATTAGATTAAACAAAGACGGCATAATGATCAAAAATGCCCACGTGTTAGAAACTATGCCAAAAGTAGACTGCTTCGCTTTTGATAAAACAGGTACGTTAACTAATGGCAAATTTGCTATTACAGATGTGGTTTTACTTAATAAGCAATATGACAAAGAAAGTGTACTAGCTATTGCTGCAGCTTTAGAAGCTCATTCTGAACACCCTTTAGCTAAAGCGTTCAGCCAATATAGAAACTTTGATCTCAATGTAGAAGATGTGGAAGTTGTACCTGGCTGTGGTGTTAAAGGCAACAAAGATGGCCATCAAATATGCATAGGTAAAGTGAGCTGGGTTAAAGAATTCACCCAAATAGCCGAGCATCATCATAAAGCGCAATGCTTACTAACTGTAGACAATATTCTTGTGGCTTCGTTTTATATGGAAGATACTTTACGTGATAATACTAAATCTGTAATCAACAGCATGCGCTTAGCAAAAATTGAGACCTTGCTGATCAGTGGCGATAACAAAGCCGGAGTTAAAAACTTTAACCAACAAGTAAGCCTTGATCATACCTTTGATACTTGCAGCGCAAATGACAAACTACAGATACTAGCTGATAGGCAAAAATCAGGAAAAACCGTTGCTATGGTTGGCGATGGAGTAAACGATTCGCCGGTGTTTGCGCAAGCACATGTGTCAATTGCAATGGGTAGCGGCACTGAAATAGCTAAAAGTGGTGCTGACGTCATATTGTTAAACAATCATTTATCAAGTCTATTAAGGCTTAAACAAATAGCGAAGAAAACCTCTAATATCGTAAAACAAAATTTTGCCTGGGCATTGGCTTACAACGCCATTATTTTACCACTTGCTGTTTGTGGTTTTATTACCCCATATATGGCAGTATTAGGCATGTCAGCAAGTTCAATTATTGTTGTGACCAATTCATTAAGATTATTAAAGTAG
- a CDS encoding FixH family protein codes for MHTPWYKEPWTYLVFGLPLISVFVGTTVFFIANKNADTVVVDDYYKKGKTINQDIRKYKLAQKLGIRFDMQVTNNEVVLKPTGIEKTFPVLNVSFYHVTMAERDFTVKLTPDGKGWMRQSFDQNVQGKWRVLVTPFDNKWKMQTTVALPQQQFTTFELQY; via the coding sequence ATGCATACACCTTGGTACAAAGAGCCGTGGACTTATTTAGTCTTTGGTCTTCCTTTAATTTCAGTGTTCGTCGGGACGACAGTATTTTTTATTGCTAATAAAAATGCAGATACCGTAGTCGTCGATGATTACTATAAAAAAGGCAAAACCATTAACCAAGATATTCGTAAATACAAACTTGCACAAAAACTCGGTATTCGCTTTGATATGCAGGTAACAAACAATGAAGTGGTATTAAAACCAACGGGCATTGAAAAAACATTTCCTGTGCTTAATGTAAGTTTTTACCACGTGACTATGGCTGAACGAGACTTTACAGTTAAATTAACCCCTGATGGCAAAGGTTGGATGCGTCAAAGTTTTGATCAAAATGTGCAGGGAAAATGGCGAGTACTAGTAACTCCATTTGATAACAAATGGAAAATGCAAACGACCGTTGCCCTTCCACAACAACAGTTTACGACTTTTGAATTACAGTATTAA
- the ccoP gene encoding cytochrome-c oxidase, cbb3-type subunit III produces MSTFWTVWISVLTLGTLVGCWLLLRWCLTNFAGVPEGESMGHEFDGIEELNNPLPKWWSTFFLVTIIWGFGYLALYPGLGSYKGLFGWKSSNQDVMSIADSKAQVASMKEAGFAVQYDREIDRANAKFGPIFAEFAKQDVETLSKDKKALKIGQRLFLQNCSQCHGSDAKGTTGFPNLVDNDWLYGGDGATIEQSILHGRKGQGMIAWDTMVGGEEGVKEVAAYVLSLNPERAAKVDSALAAKGEAKFAMCAACHGAAGTGSTAMGIPLGAPNLTDNIWLYGGSERAVQQSIANGRAGVMPAWKGILGEDKVRVISAYVYSLSNQE; encoded by the coding sequence ATGTCTACATTTTGGACTGTATGGATATCTGTTTTAACACTAGGCACCTTAGTTGGTTGTTGGTTGCTGTTACGTTGGTGTTTAACAAACTTCGCCGGCGTTCCTGAAGGGGAATCAATGGGCCATGAGTTTGACGGTATCGAAGAACTGAACAACCCTCTTCCTAAATGGTGGAGCACATTCTTTTTAGTAACAATTATTTGGGGCTTTGGCTACTTAGCTTTATACCCGGGTTTAGGTAGCTACAAGGGATTATTTGGCTGGAAGAGTTCTAATCAAGACGTAATGAGCATCGCTGACTCAAAAGCACAAGTTGCTTCAATGAAAGAAGCTGGTTTTGCGGTTCAATATGACCGTGAAATTGACAGGGCAAATGCTAAATTTGGTCCAATCTTTGCAGAGTTTGCCAAACAAGACGTAGAAACATTAAGTAAAGATAAAAAAGCGCTAAAAATTGGCCAACGTTTATTTTTACAAAACTGTTCACAATGTCATGGTTCTGATGCTAAAGGTACAACAGGCTTCCCTAACCTAGTTGATAACGACTGGTTATATGGTGGTGATGGTGCAACGATTGAGCAATCAATTTTGCATGGCCGTAAAGGGCAAGGCATGATCGCCTGGGACACTATGGTTGGTGGTGAAGAAGGAGTTAAAGAAGTTGCGGCTTACGTACTTTCTTTGAACCCTGAGCGCGCAGCTAAAGTAGATTCAGCCTTAGCCGCTAAAGGTGAAGCTAAGTTTGCAATGTGTGCTGCTTGTCACGGCGCAGCTGGTACTGGTAGTACTGCAATGGGTATCCCATTAGGTGCACCAAATCTTACTGATAATATCTGGTTATACGGCGGTTCTGAGCGTGCAGTTCAGCAATCAATCGCTAATGGCCGTGCGGGTGTGATGCCAGCTTGGAAAGGTATTTTAGGCGAAGATAAAGTGCGTGTAATTAGTGCTTATGTATATAGTTTATCTAATCAAGAATAA
- a CDS encoding cbb3-type cytochrome oxidase subunit 3, whose translation MDIGLLRGIFTVLIFALFIIIVVWAYNKNRKSSFDEAANSIFDENENKNDKVNTNKGDN comes from the coding sequence ATGGATATTGGCTTATTAAGAGGCATTTTTACGGTATTAATCTTCGCTCTATTTATCATTATAGTAGTGTGGGCTTATAACAAAAATCGTAAATCATCGTTTGATGAAGCAGCTAATTCTATTTTTGACGAAAACGAAAATAAAAACGACAAAGTGAATACGAACAAAGGAGACAATTAA
- the ccoO gene encoding cytochrome-c oxidase, cbb3-type subunit II: MQNKHEKVEKHVGWFFTLTIAAISIGGLVEITPLFFQKETTTPVESLRPYTALEMEGRDIYIREGCNNCHSQMIRPLRAETERYGHYSVAGESVWEHPFLWGSKRTGPDLARVGQRYSDDWHYAHLMDPRSVVPESNMPSYSWLAETPASNELSARKMEIFNMLTKNRSHKDADGNPIPLYSADDIANAGSEFTTTKSITGKNGLQEMDALIAYLQSLGHALK, translated from the coding sequence ATGCAAAATAAACATGAAAAAGTAGAAAAACACGTTGGTTGGTTCTTTACCTTAACAATTGCTGCTATCAGTATTGGTGGTTTAGTTGAAATAACCCCGTTGTTTTTCCAAAAAGAAACAACGACGCCAGTTGAAAGCTTGCGTCCTTATACGGCGTTAGAAATGGAAGGTCGTGATATTTACATTCGTGAAGGTTGTAACAACTGTCATTCACAAATGATCCGTCCTTTACGTGCTGAGACAGAGCGTTACGGTCACTATTCTGTTGCTGGTGAGTCGGTATGGGAGCATCCATTTTTATGGGGCTCTAAACGTACTGGCCCAGATTTGGCCCGTGTTGGTCAACGTTATTCAGATGATTGGCACTATGCGCATTTAATGGATCCGCGTTCTGTAGTTCCTGAATCTAATATGCCATCGTATTCTTGGTTAGCTGAAACACCAGCGTCAAATGAATTATCAGCCAGGAAGATGGAAATTTTTAACATGCTTACAAAAAATCGTAGCCATAAAGATGCGGATGGCAACCCTATCCCACTTTACTCTGCTGACGATATTGCGAACGCTGGTTCAGAGTTTACAACTACAAAAAGTATTACTGGTAAGAACGGTCTTCAAGAAATGGACGCTCTTATCGCATATTTACAATCACTTGGTCATGCGTTGAAATAA
- the ccoN gene encoding cytochrome-c oxidase, cbb3-type subunit I, whose translation MSQSNLTEMDYNYKVVRQFTVMTVIWGIVGTAVGVLIAAQLIWPALNFETPWLTYSRLRPLHTNAVIFAFGTSALFATSYYVVQRTCKTALFGGKLIAFTFWGWQAVILSAAITLPMGLTSSKEYAELEWPIDILITLVWVSYAIVFFGTLFKRKTSHIYVANWFFGGFILTVAVLHIGNSMVIPLTWTKSYSLYPGAIDAMMQWWYGHNAVGFLLTAGFLGMMYYFVPKQAERPVYSYRLSIVHFWALVSLYIWAGPHHLHYTALPDWTQSVGMVMSIVLFLPSWGGMINGIMTLSGAWHKLRHDPILRFLIVSLSFYGMSTFEGPMMAIKSVNALSHYTDWTVGHVHSGALGWVAMVSIGAMYHLIPVLFNQGRMYSVKLINVHFWLHTTGIVLYIVAMWISGVMQGLMWRAVNTDGTLTYSFVESLQASYPFYFIRFVGGCLVVAGFLLMAYNMFKTIGAKDNSLEKQEVMA comes from the coding sequence ATGAGTCAAAGCAATCTGACAGAAATGGATTACAACTACAAAGTTGTTCGCCAGTTTACTGTAATGACCGTAATTTGGGGTATTGTTGGTACGGCAGTCGGTGTTTTAATCGCAGCTCAGTTAATCTGGCCAGCGCTTAACTTCGAAACTCCGTGGTTAACATACTCTCGCTTACGTCCTTTACACACCAATGCCGTAATTTTTGCATTTGGTACAAGCGCTCTGTTCGCAACGTCGTACTATGTAGTACAGCGTACCTGTAAAACAGCACTATTTGGCGGTAAACTAATCGCTTTCACCTTCTGGGGATGGCAAGCAGTTATTTTATCAGCTGCAATTACTCTTCCTATGGGGCTGACGTCTTCAAAAGAATATGCTGAACTTGAATGGCCTATTGATATTTTAATCACCTTAGTTTGGGTTTCATATGCAATAGTATTCTTTGGAACATTATTTAAGCGTAAAACATCTCACATTTATGTAGCTAACTGGTTCTTTGGTGGTTTCATCTTAACCGTAGCGGTTTTACATATTGGTAATTCTATGGTTATTCCATTAACTTGGACTAAATCATATTCATTATATCCTGGCGCCATCGATGCCATGATGCAGTGGTGGTACGGGCATAATGCCGTAGGCTTCCTATTAACTGCAGGTTTCTTAGGTATGATGTACTACTTTGTACCAAAACAAGCTGAACGTCCGGTTTACTCGTACCGTTTATCAATTGTTCACTTTTGGGCTCTTGTATCTTTATACATTTGGGCTGGACCTCATCATTTACATTACACAGCGCTTCCTGACTGGACGCAAAGTGTTGGTATGGTAATGTCTATCGTATTATTCCTTCCTTCATGGGGCGGTATGATCAACGGTATTATGACACTATCGGGTGCATGGCATAAACTACGTCATGATCCAATCTTACGTTTCTTAATTGTTTCTCTGTCTTTCTACGGTATGTCTACGTTTGAAGGCCCGATGATGGCAATTAAATCAGTAAACGCATTATCACATTACACTGACTGGACTGTTGGTCACGTACATTCTGGCGCTCTAGGTTGGGTTGCTATGGTTTCAATTGGTGCGATGTACCACTTAATTCCAGTACTGTTTAACCAAGGTCGTATGTACAGCGTTAAACTTATTAATGTTCATTTCTGGTTGCACACTACCGGTATCGTTTTATACATAGTAGCAATGTGGATATCTGGTGTAATGCAAGGTTTAATGTGGCGTGCGGTTAACACTGACGGTACCTTAACGTATAGTTTCGTTGAAAGTTTACAAGCTTCTTACCCGTTCTACTTCATCCGTTTTGTTGGTGGTTGTTTAGTAGTTGCAGGTTTCTTATTAATGGCTTACAACATGTTCAAAACTATTGGCGCTAAAGACAATAGTTTAGAAAAACAAGAAGTAATGGCTTAA
- a CDS encoding LysE family translocator, whose amino-acid sequence MDLTVLAIFIPTFFFVSITPGMCMTLALTLGMSIGVRRTMWMMMGELLGVASVAVAAVLGVAAIMLKLPEVFSIFKIVGALYLAYLGIQMWLSKGKMAITHNKEATPTVSRKGLFMQGLVTAIANPKGWAFMISLLPPFINPQNPVAVQLSVLVAVILFSEFVCMMLYATGGKSLGLLLAKAENVRLMNRISGTLMMGVALWLALS is encoded by the coding sequence TTGGACTTAACAGTACTAGCTATATTCATCCCTACTTTTTTCTTTGTTAGCATTACCCCAGGTATGTGCATGACCCTTGCATTAACGTTGGGCATGAGTATAGGTGTGCGCCGTACAATGTGGATGATGATGGGTGAGTTATTAGGTGTAGCCTCAGTCGCTGTTGCAGCTGTTTTAGGCGTTGCCGCAATAATGCTTAAGCTACCTGAAGTATTTAGCATTTTTAAAATAGTTGGTGCTTTATATCTTGCTTACCTGGGCATACAAATGTGGTTATCTAAAGGTAAAATGGCCATTACCCACAATAAAGAAGCTACACCTACGGTTTCTCGTAAAGGATTGTTTATGCAAGGATTAGTTACAGCAATTGCGAATCCTAAAGGTTGGGCTTTTATGATTTCATTATTACCACCGTTTATTAACCCACAAAACCCAGTTGCGGTGCAGTTAAGTGTTTTAGTAGCGGTTATTTTATTCTCTGAGTTTGTTTGTATGATGTTGTACGCTACAGGCGGCAAATCATTAGGTTTGTTATTAGCTAAAGCTGAAAATGTGCGCTTGATGAACAGAATTTCAGGAACATTAATGATGGGTGTGGCACTTTGGTTAGCATTAAGTTAA
- a CDS encoding endonuclease/exonuclease/phosphatase family protein, whose protein sequence is MSDNNNIEASIPVDSSKLVPNSSIKIATFNLFNYLEPPFAFYDFEKILSSEQWQKKQNWIIDYLVEFKPDVIGFQEVFSPEPLKQLVQEQGYPYFHVVDQAEVVDDFICKSPVVAIASKYEITEISAVQPNKELAQVMGLNAEFSFSRKVLRATIDLPHIGPCDCYVVHFKSKRPLIEHEQCSEMLAEKNIIEKLKAQVIGGWGSSIQRGSEAALLFVEMISQREQSTRPIMLLGDFNNTLQDGVLTHLITDKLRFASAFDVNAYLEKYCLNDAWDLFQNTDNDTQHISRKPTHYYGATGSVLDYILLSCEFDANYQGSLFEVSGYDTYDRHLINPIFERDGESTDHGVVLVTLSLRV, encoded by the coding sequence TTGTCTGATAATAACAACATTGAAGCAAGTATACCGGTAGATAGTTCCAAACTAGTACCAAACTCATCCATCAAAATTGCCACGTTTAATTTGTTTAATTATCTTGAGCCTCCTTTTGCATTTTACGACTTTGAAAAAATACTAAGCAGTGAGCAATGGCAAAAGAAACAAAATTGGATTATAGATTATCTCGTTGAATTTAAGCCTGATGTTATTGGTTTTCAGGAAGTGTTTAGCCCAGAGCCATTGAAACAATTAGTTCAAGAGCAAGGTTATCCATATTTCCATGTTGTTGACCAAGCTGAAGTTGTTGATGACTTTATTTGTAAAAGTCCGGTAGTTGCGATTGCTTCAAAATATGAAATCACTGAAATATCTGCAGTACAACCTAACAAAGAATTAGCGCAAGTAATGGGCCTTAATGCCGAATTTTCATTTAGTAGAAAGGTATTAAGAGCGACTATAGACTTGCCTCATATTGGTCCATGTGATTGCTATGTGGTGCATTTTAAATCTAAACGGCCACTGATCGAACATGAGCAATGCTCTGAAATGTTGGCTGAAAAAAATATTATCGAAAAACTTAAGGCACAAGTGATAGGTGGGTGGGGCTCATCTATTCAACGCGGTAGTGAAGCGGCATTGCTGTTTGTTGAAATGATCAGCCAACGAGAACAATCGACCCGGCCAATTATGCTATTGGGCGACTTTAATAATACTTTACAAGATGGCGTACTAACTCACTTAATAACGGATAAGTTAAGATTCGCCTCTGCATTTGATGTAAATGCTTATCTTGAAAAATATTGTTTGAATGACGCATGGGATTTATTTCAAAACACCGATAATGATACACAACACATCAGTCGAAAACCTACCCATTATTATGGCGCTACAGGTTCAGTTCTTGATTATATTTTATTATCTTGCGAGTTTGATGCAAATTATCAGGGGAGCTTATTTGAAGTAAGTGGCTATGATACTTATGACAGACACCTTATAAACCCTATATTTGAGCGAGATGGGGAAAGTACCGATCACGGTGTTGTACTGGTAACGCTTTCACTTAGAGTATAA